Proteins co-encoded in one Archangium lipolyticum genomic window:
- the rsgA gene encoding ribosome small subunit-dependent GTPase A: protein MDEQVLEKLGWGPSYQEAWRSRAIEGEEPARIGADYGVEYVLFSARGDLRATVPGRLRMAIRKGESVRPVVGDWVAFEPRLQEGTSIIQAVLPRRTQLARKAAGRTDEEQVVAANVDVVFIVSALTRDLNPRRLERYLALAGDSGAAPVLVLTKADLCEDVAAARENIATLAPDVPLHVVSSVTGEGLDVLWRYIGGNRTVALIGSSGVGKSTLINRLLGSTRQVVAEVREDDKGRHTTTHRELFLLPQGGLVIDTPGMRELGLMESEEGVRTTFVDIEELAAGCRFSDCRHEKEPGCAVREAVRDGRLAPERLESFHKLSQEVSRQERQRDAQTKRPPRSSTEAQKKRGR, encoded by the coding sequence ATGGATGAGCAGGTCTTGGAGAAGCTCGGCTGGGGACCCTCCTACCAGGAGGCCTGGCGCTCCCGGGCGATCGAGGGCGAGGAGCCGGCGCGCATCGGCGCCGACTATGGGGTGGAGTACGTGCTGTTCTCGGCGCGGGGGGACCTGCGCGCCACCGTGCCCGGCCGGCTCCGCATGGCCATCCGCAAGGGGGAGTCCGTGCGCCCGGTCGTCGGGGACTGGGTGGCCTTCGAGCCCCGCCTCCAGGAGGGCACCTCCATCATCCAGGCCGTGCTTCCCCGGCGCACCCAGCTCGCTCGCAAGGCCGCTGGCCGGACCGACGAGGAGCAGGTGGTGGCGGCCAACGTGGACGTGGTCTTCATCGTCTCGGCGCTGACGCGCGACCTCAATCCGCGGCGGCTCGAGCGCTACCTGGCGCTCGCCGGGGACAGCGGGGCCGCGCCCGTGCTGGTCCTCACCAAGGCGGACCTCTGCGAGGACGTGGCCGCGGCGCGCGAGAACATCGCCACCCTGGCCCCGGACGTGCCCCTGCACGTCGTCAGCAGCGTCACCGGTGAGGGGTTGGACGTGCTCTGGCGGTACATCGGCGGCAACCGGACGGTGGCGCTCATCGGCTCGTCCGGCGTGGGCAAGTCCACGCTCATCAACCGTCTGCTGGGCTCCACACGCCAGGTGGTGGCCGAGGTGCGCGAGGACGACAAGGGCCGGCACACCACCACCCACCGCGAGCTGTTCCTGCTGCCCCAGGGAGGCCTCGTCATCGACACGCCGGGCATGCGCGAGCTCGGGCTGATGGAGAGCGAGGAGGGCGTGCGCACCACCTTCGTGGACATCGAGGAGCTGGCGGCCGGGTGCCGCTTCAGCGACTGCCGCCACGAGAAGGAGCCCGGCTGCGCCGTCCGGGAGGCCGTGCGTGACGGAAGGCTCGCCCCGGAGCGCCTGGAGAGCTTCCACAAGCTCTCCCAGGAGGTGAGCCGCCAGGAGCGCCAGCGTGACGCGCAGACGAAGCGCCCCCCGCGCTCTTCCACTGAAGCCCAGAAGAAGCGTGGAAGGTGA
- a CDS encoding SDR family NAD(P)-dependent oxidoreductase has product MGRLDGKVAIITGATMDEAGGVGIGGATAQLMAREGARVVVADIQGEGARRLAGSITRSGGQSLGVEADVSKESDILRMVAAAVDTYGGLDILHNNAVASGPDALGKDGDLLSLELSAWERSLQVNLTGVMLGCKHAIPHMLKRGRGAIVNTSSAASLHGDVVRAAYGTTKAGLNSLTQYVATMYGKQGIRCNAVALGLVLTAAVRAAITPEILESLKRHHLTPYVGEPEHAAEAVVFLASDAAAFITGETLVVDGGFSCHVPAFADYMAMAKAPIVATKD; this is encoded by the coding sequence ATGGGCAGGCTCGATGGCAAGGTCGCGATCATCACCGGGGCCACGATGGACGAGGCAGGCGGGGTCGGCATCGGAGGGGCGACGGCCCAGTTGATGGCGCGCGAGGGGGCGCGTGTCGTCGTCGCGGACATCCAGGGTGAGGGGGCCCGGCGGCTGGCCGGGTCCATCACCCGGAGCGGAGGCCAGTCCCTGGGGGTGGAGGCCGACGTCTCGAAGGAGAGCGACATCCTGAGGATGGTGGCCGCGGCCGTCGACACGTACGGCGGCCTGGACATCCTCCACAACAACGCCGTGGCGTCGGGTCCGGACGCGCTGGGCAAGGATGGAGACCTGCTGTCGCTGGAGCTGTCCGCGTGGGAGCGCTCGCTCCAGGTGAACCTGACGGGCGTCATGCTGGGCTGCAAGCACGCCATTCCGCACATGCTGAAGCGCGGGCGCGGGGCCATCGTGAACACGTCCTCCGCCGCGAGCCTGCACGGTGACGTGGTGCGCGCCGCCTATGGCACCACCAAGGCGGGCCTCAACTCGCTCACCCAGTACGTGGCGACCATGTACGGGAAGCAGGGCATCCGCTGCAACGCCGTGGCGCTGGGGCTGGTGCTGACGGCGGCGGTGCGCGCGGCCATCACCCCTGAAATCCTGGAGTCGCTCAAGCGCCACCACCTCACGCCCTACGTGGGCGAGCCCGAGCACGCCGCCGAGGCCGTCGTCTTCCTCGCGTCGGACGCGGCGGCCTTCATCACCGGGGAGACCCTGGTCGTGGACGGTGGGTTCTCCTGCCATGTGCCCGCCTTCGCGGACTACATGGCCATGGCCAAGGCCCCCATCGTCGCGACGAAGGACTGA
- a CDS encoding sigma-54-dependent transcriptional regulator yields MAELLKGSVLLVDDDPAVAKVLGALLGQAGLTVHAASNGQEALALLGRKPIDVVVSDVRMPGMGGMELLTEVGRSWPDVPVILLTAHGTVPLAVEAMKAGAADFALKPFDREEILFSIRKALLRAQQQEGVRPIAKEASTFVGRSSAMSEVQALLSRAATGTATVLLRGESGTGKELAAKAVHDASPRRSGPFVKLHCAALPDTLLESELFGYEKGAFTGAATRKPGRVELAHGGTLFLDEIGDITLQVQVKLLRLLQEREFERLGGTQTLKVDVRFVAATHRNLEEMVRKGEFREDLFYRLNVVPVWLPPLRARPEDIQPLVLHFLDVHAKANGKPPFTLTPEGLAALQAQPWPGNVRQLQNFIERLVVLSDGPIITGDDVNREVTRQPGIVPVALAPTAASPAPTAPAFPPMGAPAGSEGRTLESQRKEMERQALVDALARAGDNRTLAARLLGISRRTLYNKLEEHGLV; encoded by the coding sequence GTGGCCGAGCTGCTGAAGGGAAGCGTGTTGCTGGTGGATGACGACCCCGCCGTGGCCAAGGTGCTCGGCGCGCTGCTGGGCCAGGCGGGACTCACCGTGCACGCGGCCTCCAATGGACAGGAGGCACTGGCCCTGCTGGGCCGCAAGCCCATCGACGTGGTGGTGAGCGACGTGCGCATGCCCGGCATGGGTGGCATGGAGCTGCTCACCGAGGTGGGGCGCTCCTGGCCGGACGTGCCCGTCATCCTCCTCACCGCGCACGGCACCGTGCCGCTGGCGGTGGAGGCCATGAAGGCCGGTGCCGCGGACTTCGCCCTCAAGCCCTTCGACCGGGAGGAGATCCTCTTCAGCATCCGCAAGGCGCTCCTGCGTGCGCAGCAGCAGGAGGGGGTGCGTCCGATCGCGAAGGAGGCCAGCACCTTCGTGGGCCGCAGCTCCGCCATGTCCGAGGTGCAGGCCCTGCTGTCGCGGGCGGCCACGGGCACGGCCACGGTGCTGCTGCGCGGCGAGTCCGGCACGGGAAAGGAGCTGGCCGCCAAGGCGGTGCACGACGCCAGCCCCCGGCGGAGTGGCCCCTTCGTGAAGCTGCACTGCGCCGCGCTGCCGGACACGCTGCTGGAGAGCGAGCTGTTCGGCTACGAGAAGGGCGCCTTCACCGGCGCGGCCACCCGCAAGCCGGGCCGGGTGGAGCTGGCCCACGGGGGCACCCTCTTCCTCGACGAGATTGGCGACATCACCCTCCAGGTGCAGGTGAAGCTGCTGCGGCTGCTGCAGGAGCGCGAGTTCGAGCGGCTCGGCGGCACGCAGACGCTGAAGGTGGACGTGCGCTTCGTGGCGGCCACGCACCGCAACCTCGAGGAGATGGTGCGCAAGGGCGAGTTCCGCGAGGACCTCTTCTACCGGCTCAACGTGGTGCCGGTGTGGTTGCCCCCGCTGCGCGCGCGGCCCGAGGACATCCAGCCGCTCGTGCTGCACTTCCTCGACGTGCACGCCAAGGCCAACGGCAAGCCGCCCTTCACCCTGACGCCGGAGGGGCTCGCCGCCCTCCAGGCCCAGCCGTGGCCCGGCAACGTGCGCCAGCTCCAGAACTTCATCGAGCGGCTGGTGGTGCTCTCCGACGGACCCATCATCACCGGCGACGACGTGAACCGCGAGGTCACCCGGCAGCCGGGCATCGTCCCCGTGGCCCTGGCCCCCACGGCGGCGAGCCCCGCGCCCACCGCTCCGGCGTTCCCCCCGATGGGAGCCCCCGCTGGGAGCGAAGGGCGTACGCTGGAATCCCAGCGCAAGGAGATGGAGCGGCAGGCGCTGGTGGACGCCCTGGCGCGCGCGGGAGACAACCGCACCCTCGCCGCGCGCCTGCTCGGCATCAGCCGGCGCACCCTCTACAACAAGCTCGAGGAGCACGGGCTGGTGTGA
- a CDS encoding ATP-grasp domain-containing protein, translated as MSANWNSFDIALVTSSGFPDCLPDEKLLTDALAARGVKAGPVIWDDPAVDWSRFRLALIRTAWDSDARRDEFVAWADRAGARCPLWNPPEVLRWNTHKGYLRELEARGVTIVPTAWMERGTKPDVGALLAERGWTDAVVKPAVSAGARDTLRVRGPGDIPAARALVERVLPHKDMMVQPYLASVESYGERSILFLGGEHTHAIKRPPALSGAPAYDATAAEPAPSAEDERGFARQVLAATGFELLYARVDVARDERGGLLLMELEVTEPNLFLRQGGPHAVERLADAIVHKARGR; from the coding sequence ATGTCCGCGAACTGGAACTCCTTCGATATCGCCCTCGTCACATCTTCTGGCTTTCCCGACTGTCTTCCCGACGAGAAGCTCCTCACCGACGCGCTCGCCGCACGGGGAGTAAAGGCCGGGCCGGTCATCTGGGATGATCCGGCGGTGGACTGGAGCCGCTTCCGGCTCGCGCTCATCCGTACGGCCTGGGACTCGGACGCGCGCCGTGACGAGTTCGTGGCCTGGGCCGACCGCGCCGGTGCCCGCTGCCCGCTGTGGAATCCACCCGAGGTGCTCCGCTGGAACACGCACAAGGGCTACCTGCGGGAGCTCGAGGCACGCGGCGTGACCATCGTGCCCACCGCCTGGATGGAGCGCGGCACGAAGCCGGACGTGGGCGCACTGCTCGCGGAGCGCGGCTGGACCGACGCGGTGGTGAAGCCCGCGGTGTCCGCGGGTGCACGAGACACACTGCGGGTCCGAGGACCCGGAGACATCCCCGCCGCACGGGCCCTGGTGGAGCGCGTCCTGCCGCACAAGGACATGATGGTGCAGCCGTATCTGGCCTCGGTGGAGAGCTATGGGGAGCGCTCCATCCTCTTCCTCGGTGGCGAGCACACCCACGCCATCAAGCGGCCACCAGCCCTGTCGGGAGCTCCTGCGTATGACGCCACGGCCGCCGAGCCCGCGCCCTCGGCCGAGGACGAGCGCGGCTTCGCCCGTCAGGTGCTCGCAGCCACGGGCTTCGAGCTGCTCTACGCCCGGGTGGACGTGGCGAGGGACGAGCGGGGCGGACTGCTGCTGATGGAGCTGGAGGTAACCGAGCCCAACCTCTTCCTTCGTCAGGGAGGACCGCACGCGGTGGAGCGCCTGGCGGACGCCATCGTGCACAAGGCGCGCGGGCGCTAG
- a CDS encoding HutD/Ves family protein: protein MMRRLGPADYRDMPWKNGGGVTRELLKLPHPSDPARFLARLSIASVAAPGPFSVFPGVDRVLMILEGAGVALSFGSGPEVVLDRRWRPLAFPGEAEVQCRLLGGPVRDFNLMVDRASAEATLAVVHLGPGETRTLSSASTVFLHALEGQASVEGTPLTTEETLWMAAPEALALRSDTGAVVAAIHLNHRT, encoded by the coding sequence ATGATGAGACGACTCGGACCCGCCGACTACCGCGACATGCCCTGGAAGAACGGAGGCGGAGTCACCCGCGAGTTGCTGAAGCTGCCGCATCCGTCCGACCCGGCCCGCTTCCTGGCGCGCCTGTCGATCGCCTCGGTCGCGGCACCCGGACCCTTCTCCGTGTTTCCGGGTGTCGACCGCGTCCTGATGATCCTGGAAGGTGCGGGCGTGGCGCTGTCCTTCGGGAGTGGGCCGGAGGTGGTGCTCGACCGGCGCTGGAGACCGCTCGCGTTTCCGGGCGAGGCGGAGGTCCAGTGCCGGTTGCTCGGAGGTCCGGTGAGGGACTTCAACCTCATGGTCGACCGGGCCTCGGCCGAGGCCACGCTCGCGGTGGTGCACCTGGGTCCGGGCGAGACACGGACTCTTTCAAGCGCCAGCACCGTGTTCCTCCACGCCCTGGAAGGACAGGCGTCCGTGGAGGGAACACCGCTGACCACGGAAGAGACGCTCTGGATGGCCGCGCCCGAGGCGCTGGCCCTGCGGAGCGACACGGGGGCGGTCGTGGCCGCCATCCATTTGAATCACCGGACGTAG
- a CDS encoding O-methyltransferase: MSTWYPPGLSGLLQELETFGEHNDATVQDRASKMLNITPDTGVFLSVLVRSMAARRVLEIGTSNGYSTVWLASAAAAVGGRVTTLDVEARKTQLAAHNLERAGLSGVVELRTGDAGALLAQGPAEHWDFIFLDADRKPYASWWPDLWRGLRPNGLLVVDNALSHAAEMEPLVERIRQEPRATHVLAPVGKGELMVLKSNP; this comes from the coding sequence ATGTCGACCTGGTATCCCCCTGGCCTGAGTGGCCTGCTGCAAGAGCTCGAAACCTTCGGGGAGCACAACGACGCGACCGTCCAGGACCGGGCGTCGAAGATGCTCAACATCACGCCGGACACGGGCGTCTTCCTCTCCGTCCTCGTGCGCTCGATGGCCGCCCGGCGCGTGTTGGAGATCGGCACCTCGAATGGCTACTCCACGGTGTGGCTCGCGTCGGCGGCCGCGGCGGTGGGCGGTCGCGTCACGACTCTCGACGTGGAGGCCCGGAAGACGCAGCTCGCCGCGCACAACCTCGAGCGGGCCGGTCTGAGCGGCGTGGTGGAGCTGCGCACCGGGGATGCCGGTGCCCTGCTGGCTCAAGGGCCCGCCGAGCACTGGGATTTCATCTTCCTCGATGCCGACCGCAAGCCGTACGCGTCGTGGTGGCCCGACCTGTGGCGCGGGCTCCGGCCCAACGGCCTGCTCGTCGTGGACAACGCCCTCAGTCACGCGGCCGAGATGGAGCCCCTGGTCGAGCGGATCCGCCAGGAGCCTCGCGCGACGCACGTGCTCGCCCCCGTGGGCAAGGGCGAGCTCATGGTCCTCAAGTCGAATCCCTGA
- a CDS encoding hemerythrin domain-containing protein: MDAIALLKADHKTVETLFRKFEQAGRNARKLKRKLVDQIVRELAVHAVIEEQVFYPAVRNKAEALEDEVLEALEEHHVAKWLLKELEDLPPEAERFDAKVKVLMENIRTHVSEEEKHLFPQVRKAFSPSELKDMAEALMLAKRASPTRPHPRAPDTPPGNLVAGAVSSVLDMGKDAMRAVRRKAEDLSPLPATNKRTRKTRASKGASSKGNGRLQDLSPESSYLM, translated from the coding sequence ATGGATGCCATCGCGCTCCTGAAGGCGGACCACAAGACGGTGGAGACGCTCTTCCGCAAGTTCGAGCAGGCCGGCCGCAACGCGAGGAAGCTCAAGCGCAAGCTGGTGGACCAGATCGTCCGCGAGCTCGCCGTGCACGCGGTCATCGAGGAGCAGGTCTTCTACCCGGCGGTGCGGAACAAGGCCGAGGCGCTGGAGGACGAGGTGCTCGAGGCGCTCGAGGAACACCACGTGGCCAAGTGGCTGCTGAAGGAGCTGGAGGACCTGCCGCCGGAGGCCGAGCGCTTCGACGCCAAGGTGAAGGTGCTGATGGAGAACATCCGCACGCACGTCTCCGAGGAGGAGAAACATCTGTTCCCGCAGGTGCGCAAGGCCTTCAGCCCGAGCGAGCTCAAGGACATGGCGGAGGCGCTGATGCTGGCGAAGAGGGCCTCGCCGACGAGGCCGCACCCGCGCGCGCCGGACACGCCGCCGGGCAACCTGGTGGCGGGCGCGGTGTCCTCGGTGCTCGACATGGGAAAGGACGCGATGAGGGCCGTACGCCGCAAGGCCGAGGATCTGTCGCCCCTCCCCGCCACGAACAAGCGCACCCGCAAGACGCGAGCCAGCAAGGGCGCGTCGAGCAAGGGCAACGGGCGGTTGCAGGACCTGAGCCCCGAGTCCTCGTACCTGATGTGA
- a CDS encoding tetratricopeptide repeat protein yields the protein MNPAVLPLPFEASHPPTLLVLEAKSGQGRREHVDTWLEQARRRGARTWHLACDFDEDGPWAGLRQLLGELLPRLRRDAPELVTRHDYELLTVLPALRREMEVRHASLTDSSMGDERVRNYPMDRAFHVIHGLVEMLADWNERSGAAPWVIACEAFDRASTLVQRFFLELIRRRGQQLQLTLLLTVEPGASEALADVLAAGGTPPHIVRLPLPDEQPPRLQPEEARRRAEELAQRMGDDLIEQELHLPALIRLWEQAGQKDSLRRCRAIAFGLANHYGLYTDALRYGQKLLDELDVLEREDPETFWMAVGNLMNCYLASGKPSQALELASKMEAHLRDPAKLFRIHYVLAMLYGRFLPKTDLGRAEAYLEQSLTELEAAHLPAEQYHFHHVFNRNGLALIRHRQGRPWEAIELCLQGAARLEAHLAPDQHRLHRSVLQYNVAQVYAALGEPERAVAQYTAAIEMDPHYSEYHNERGRLLMRMGRLEEALADFQLAEELSPPYPEVRINLGQSLRLLGRMEEAFEAYGKALDLNPDWLLARIGRAQTAEELGRTDEALADYTAALELEPAQPLVLANRATLHYEEGRPDAALADLNAALALAPEVADLHRNRALVLTLLGHTAAAAEALRTYRRLAPEEEDGMTLEAGAV from the coding sequence ATGAACCCGGCCGTCCTCCCCCTCCCCTTCGAGGCTTCCCACCCTCCTACCCTCCTCGTTCTCGAGGCGAAGTCCGGCCAGGGCCGCCGCGAGCACGTGGACACCTGGCTGGAGCAGGCACGGCGGCGGGGAGCCCGGACCTGGCACCTCGCCTGCGACTTCGACGAGGACGGCCCCTGGGCGGGACTGCGGCAGCTGCTCGGCGAGCTGCTCCCCAGGCTGCGGCGAGACGCTCCCGAGCTCGTCACCCGGCACGACTACGAGTTGCTCACCGTGCTCCCGGCCCTGCGGCGCGAGATGGAGGTGCGGCATGCCTCCCTGACGGACTCCTCCATGGGAGACGAGCGGGTGCGCAACTACCCCATGGATCGCGCCTTCCACGTCATCCACGGGCTCGTGGAGATGTTGGCGGACTGGAACGAGCGCTCGGGTGCCGCCCCCTGGGTCATCGCCTGTGAGGCCTTCGACCGGGCCAGCACGCTGGTGCAGCGCTTCTTCCTCGAGCTCATCCGCCGCCGAGGCCAACAGCTCCAACTCACCCTGCTGCTCACCGTGGAGCCCGGAGCCAGCGAGGCGCTGGCGGATGTGCTCGCGGCCGGAGGCACGCCCCCTCACATCGTGCGCCTCCCGCTTCCGGACGAGCAGCCACCCCGGTTGCAGCCAGAAGAGGCCCGCCGCCGTGCCGAGGAGCTGGCACAACGGATGGGGGACGATCTCATCGAGCAGGAGCTCCACCTGCCGGCGCTGATCCGCCTCTGGGAACAGGCGGGACAGAAGGACAGCCTGCGCCGGTGCCGCGCGATCGCCTTCGGGCTGGCCAACCACTACGGCCTGTACACGGATGCCCTGCGTTACGGCCAGAAGCTGCTCGACGAGCTCGACGTGCTCGAGCGGGAGGACCCCGAGACCTTCTGGATGGCCGTGGGCAATCTCATGAACTGCTATCTGGCCTCCGGGAAGCCGTCCCAGGCGCTCGAGCTGGCGTCGAAGATGGAGGCCCACCTCCGCGACCCCGCGAAGCTGTTCCGCATCCACTACGTCCTGGCCATGCTGTACGGGCGCTTCCTGCCGAAGACGGACCTGGGCAGGGCCGAGGCCTACCTGGAGCAGTCGTTGACCGAGCTGGAGGCGGCGCACCTGCCCGCCGAGCAGTACCACTTCCACCACGTGTTCAACCGCAACGGGCTGGCGCTCATCCGCCACCGGCAAGGGCGGCCCTGGGAGGCCATCGAGCTGTGCCTGCAAGGCGCCGCCCGGCTCGAAGCGCACCTGGCGCCCGACCAGCACCGGCTGCACCGCTCGGTGCTCCAGTACAACGTGGCGCAGGTCTACGCCGCCCTCGGCGAGCCCGAGCGCGCGGTCGCGCAGTACACGGCCGCCATCGAGATGGACCCCCACTACTCCGAGTACCACAACGAGCGCGGCAGATTGCTGATGCGGATGGGCCGGCTGGAGGAGGCGCTCGCGGACTTCCAGCTCGCGGAGGAGCTGAGCCCGCCCTACCCCGAGGTGCGCATCAACCTGGGGCAGAGCCTGCGCCTGCTGGGGCGCATGGAGGAGGCCTTCGAGGCGTACGGCAAGGCGCTCGACCTGAACCCGGATTGGCTGCTGGCACGCATCGGCCGCGCACAGACGGCCGAGGAGCTCGGACGAACGGACGAGGCCCTGGCGGACTACACCGCGGCGCTGGAGCTCGAACCGGCCCAACCCCTGGTGCTCGCCAACCGGGCCACCCTGCACTACGAGGAGGGCCGGCCCGATGCGGCCCTGGCCGACCTGAACGCGGCGCTCGCGCTGGCGCCCGAGGTGGCGGACCTCCACCGCAACCGAGCCCTCGTCCTGACCCTGCTGGGCCACACCGCGGCGGCGGCGGAAGCGCTGCGGACGTACCGGCGCCTCGCCCCCGAAGAGGAGGACGGGATGACGCTCGAAGCCGGGGCGGTGTGA
- a CDS encoding sensor histidine kinase, giving the protein MTSQAWISLGACAGLLALAGLALVRVGRSPMALPLSVLCITLSTWNFADFALAHSGEPGWRIMALAAALMSAPSALHFILAFVGERRRLAVVMFSSYGVFGALTAASLAGLGSERMAGLVGSRAFALLVLAFSGPLLLGGFGLLTQHLRREVRSTERTRTGLLLTGLALLVTLLGTDLVAVMGQDVPRLGNLGTLLGLPAIAVVALRLRLFGRDLSNVHAMYALLLALVGVLSYLAVFQLFAAQYGALVVGTAAITLVLLATMRRGVIAYVAQRERLEQMATLGRFSAQMAHDLKNPIAALKGAAQYLKVEHAQGRPWDDKGEFLDLLLEQVERLDRVVSTYQRLGRVEPLRAPLDLNELVASVLSLQAFTGRPEVQLRRELAVDPPRCSGDWDLLANALENLVRNAFEAMPCGGTLTVRTQVVGTGLELSVEDTGEGMNVRTRERAFDDFYTTKAMGSGLGLAFVRRVVEAHGGQVSLTSHEGRGTTVTLRLPASEAPASAAVPGQGAPWPSC; this is encoded by the coding sequence ATGACGAGCCAGGCGTGGATCAGCCTCGGGGCCTGCGCGGGGCTGCTGGCGCTGGCGGGCCTGGCGCTGGTGCGCGTGGGACGCAGCCCGATGGCACTGCCGCTCTCGGTGTTGTGCATCACGCTGTCCACGTGGAACTTCGCCGACTTCGCGCTGGCGCACTCGGGGGAGCCTGGCTGGCGCATCATGGCCCTGGCCGCGGCGCTGATGAGCGCGCCGTCCGCGCTGCACTTCATCCTCGCCTTCGTGGGAGAGCGGCGCCGGCTGGCGGTGGTGATGTTCTCCAGCTACGGCGTCTTCGGGGCGCTGACGGCCGCGTCGCTGGCGGGGCTGGGCTCGGAGCGCATGGCCGGGCTGGTGGGCTCGCGTGCCTTCGCGCTGCTGGTGCTGGCGTTCAGCGGGCCGCTGCTGCTCGGGGGCTTCGGCCTGCTCACCCAGCACCTGCGCCGCGAGGTGCGCTCCACCGAGCGCACCCGGACGGGGCTGCTCCTCACCGGACTGGCGCTGCTGGTGACGCTGCTGGGCACGGACCTGGTGGCGGTGATGGGCCAGGACGTGCCGCGCCTGGGCAACCTGGGCACACTGCTGGGCCTGCCGGCGATCGCCGTGGTGGCGCTGCGCCTGCGCCTCTTCGGGAGGGACCTGTCCAACGTCCACGCCATGTACGCGCTGCTGCTGGCGCTGGTGGGAGTGCTGTCCTACCTGGCCGTCTTCCAGCTGTTCGCCGCGCAGTACGGCGCGCTGGTGGTGGGGACGGCCGCCATCACCCTGGTCCTGCTGGCCACCATGCGCCGGGGCGTCATCGCCTACGTGGCGCAGCGCGAGCGGCTGGAGCAGATGGCCACCCTGGGCCGCTTCTCCGCGCAGATGGCGCACGACCTGAAGAACCCCATCGCCGCGCTCAAGGGCGCCGCGCAGTACCTCAAGGTGGAGCACGCCCAGGGCCGTCCCTGGGACGACAAGGGCGAGTTCCTGGACCTGCTGCTGGAGCAGGTGGAGCGGCTGGACCGGGTGGTGAGCACCTACCAGCGCCTGGGGAGGGTGGAGCCGCTGCGGGCGCCGCTGGACCTGAACGAGCTGGTGGCGAGCGTGCTGTCGCTGCAGGCCTTCACCGGACGCCCGGAGGTGCAACTGCGGCGCGAGCTGGCGGTGGACCCTCCGCGCTGCTCGGGGGATTGGGACCTGCTGGCCAACGCACTGGAGAACCTGGTGCGCAACGCCTTCGAGGCCATGCCGTGCGGAGGCACCCTCACGGTGCGGACGCAGGTGGTGGGCACGGGCCTGGAGCTGAGCGTGGAGGACACGGGCGAGGGCATGAACGTGCGCACGCGCGAGCGGGCCTTCGACGACTTCTACACCACCAAGGCCATGGGGAGCGGGCTGGGGCTCGCCTTCGTACGCCGGGTGGTGGAGGCCCACGGGGGACAGGTCTCGCTGACGAGCCACGAGGGGCGAGGCACCACCGTGACGCTGCGCCTGCCGGCCTCCGAGGCACCCGCCAGTGCTGCCGTGCCGGGACAGGGCGCTCCCTGGCCGAGTTGCTGA